The Ornithinibacillus sp. 4-3 region TTTTCATTTTTCGTGAAGGATTTTCCCGTTTGATTTTCTAGTTTATCAATTGCTTTTAAAATTTCATCTTTTAAATCTGAATCGAAAAAGGAAGGCGTTTTTAAATAGTTCATACAGCTTTCAGTAGTTATGGTAAATCCCGGTGGAACTGGTAAACCAAGATTAGTCATTTCAGCCAAATTTGCACCTTTACCTCCTAGAAGTTCTTTCTCATCACTGCGACCTTCTTCAAAAAAGTAAACTAACTTTGTCATATAATGCCTCCTATTTTTTAAATATGTGTCACATTTAACTGATTTAATCTTAATATGACATAATATATTTGTCAATATCATAAATGATACGTCATATATAAGACATGTTATTGAATAATTATCTTATATATGTATAATAAAACGCATAATGATATAAGAATTTCATTATATTTGAGGAGGAAATAATGAAGCTGAGTGAAAGGCAAGAGCACATAATAGAGATAGTCAAAGAACATCAACCAGTTAGTGGTGAAAAAATTTCGAAATTATTAGATGTATCAAGAGCAACATTGAGATCTGATTTATCCTTTTTAACGCTTGCTGGAATCCTACAAGCTACACCTAAAATTGGTTATACATATACTGGAGCGGATTTAGAAGCTTTATTTTTTTTCAAAACATTTAGTACAAAAGTCAATGAAGTGATGATGCCACCTTTACTGATTAATAATAATACTTCCATTAGAGATGCAATTACGACCTTATTTATGTATGATGTAGGTTCTCTATATGTTACAGATGAAGAGAAGCTTTTAGTCGGAGTTTTATCTCGTAAAGACTTATTAAGAGCATCATTGAATACGAATATTGATAATACACCTGTAGCTGTCTGTATGACTCGAGTACCTCATATTAAAACTTGTTCTAAGGATATGGATATTTTAGAAGCGGCTAGTATTCTTCAAGATTTTGAGGTAGATTCATTGCCGGTAGTTGATGAGACCAATGATAGACAGGTAATTGGTAAAATTACTAAAACTAGAGTGTTAAATTTTATTACTCAACAAGCTAGAAATGTAGAATTAAATAGATAAAGGGGACTAATTATGAGAAATGAAATCGTTATTTACACCATTTCTGATTCACTAGGGGAAACTTCGCAAAAATTTTTATCAGCTGTATTAGCACAATATCCAGATTTAACC contains the following coding sequences:
- a CDS encoding CBS domain-containing protein, which produces MKLSERQEHIIEIVKEHQPVSGEKISKLLDVSRATLRSDLSFLTLAGILQATPKIGYTYTGADLEALFFFKTFSTKVNEVMMPPLLINNNTSIRDAITTLFMYDVGSLYVTDEEKLLVGVLSRKDLLRASLNTNIDNTPVAVCMTRVPHIKTCSKDMDILEAASILQDFEVDSLPVVDETNDRQVIGKITKTRVLNFITQQARNVELNR